In one window of Cellulophaga sp. HaHa_2_95 DNA:
- the rbfA gene encoding 30S ribosome-binding factor RbfA → METQRQKKIGGVIQKDIADVLQRAATDGGLRGTLISVSKVLVTTDLSIAKVYVSIFPTKDAQELLKGMKSNQPLIKHELAQRTKNQLRRMPELMFFLDDSLEYIDGIEKSLKGKDNPIDNPDLLEKRKKA, encoded by the coding sequence ATGGAAACACAGAGACAAAAAAAAATAGGTGGCGTCATACAGAAAGATATCGCTGATGTCTTACAAAGAGCCGCAACGGATGGTGGACTTAGAGGGACTTTAATTTCCGTTTCAAAAGTTCTTGTTACTACAGATCTTTCTATTGCAAAAGTATACGTAAGTATTTTTCCAACAAAAGATGCTCAAGAGTTATTAAAGGGCATGAAGTCTAATCAGCCATTAATTAAACATGAATTAGCGCAGCGTACAAAAAATCAATTACGTCGTATGCCAGAACTTATGTTCTTTTTAGACGATTCGTTGGAATATATAGACGGAATAGAAAAATCATTAAAAGGAAAGGATAATCCAATTGACAATCCTGATTTATTAGAAAAAAGAAAAAAAGCATAG
- a CDS encoding ABC transporter permease, with translation MNFPLYIAKRYVRSKSKQSAVNIINLVTFCVIVIGSAALFIVLSGFSGLKTYSLSYTNSFDPDLKALPVTGKFFHISPEQEEKLSTLEGITAYSKELEDRVYLTHKQKDHIAYVKGVDTNYNNVTQIDSILYVGTWINEQQVVTGIGIANLLGLSINNVRSPLEILVPRAGTQSLTQQGPNAKFFNTARVVISGVYAVEADLDNKYVFADLALVQALLEKERSEVSGVNFKFSNSETAEKTREEIKVILGEDILLKNRKELNSTLYRMLNTENMATYLIFTLVLIIALFNVVGAFIMMILDQQGNSKTLYSLGTSIRQLRRIYFIQGVIVTFLGGLIGVALGSLLIWSQLLFEWLKISGDLAYPVEYLWANVLVVLATITVLGIIASKIASSRINKALLT, from the coding sequence TTGAATTTTCCGCTGTACATCGCCAAGCGATACGTAAGGTCAAAAAGTAAACAAAGTGCCGTTAATATCATCAACTTGGTTACTTTTTGCGTTATTGTCATTGGCTCTGCAGCATTATTTATTGTCCTATCCGGGTTTTCTGGATTAAAAACATATAGCCTTTCTTATACTAACTCTTTTGATCCAGATTTAAAAGCTTTACCAGTAACTGGTAAGTTTTTTCATATCTCACCAGAACAAGAAGAGAAACTTAGTACTCTTGAAGGAATAACTGCCTACTCAAAAGAATTAGAAGACCGCGTTTATCTTACCCACAAACAGAAAGACCATATTGCCTATGTTAAAGGGGTAGATACCAACTACAATAATGTTACCCAAATAGATAGTATTTTATATGTTGGTACATGGATCAATGAACAGCAAGTAGTTACAGGTATAGGTATTGCTAACCTCCTAGGATTATCTATTAACAATGTCCGCAGTCCTCTAGAAATTTTAGTCCCTAGAGCAGGAACTCAATCTTTGACTCAGCAAGGCCCTAATGCTAAATTTTTCAATACAGCACGTGTGGTGATTAGTGGCGTTTATGCTGTAGAAGCAGATCTAGATAATAAGTATGTATTTGCTGATCTTGCTTTAGTACAAGCTTTATTAGAGAAGGAGCGCTCTGAAGTTTCAGGAGTCAATTTTAAATTTTCTAATTCCGAAACTGCCGAAAAGACCCGAGAAGAAATTAAAGTAATTCTTGGAGAAGACATCCTCCTGAAAAATAGAAAAGAGCTTAATAGCACACTTTATCGCATGTTGAATACCGAAAACATGGCGACTTATTTAATCTTTACCTTGGTACTGATTATCGCTCTGTTCAATGTAGTCGGGGCTTTTATTATGATGATTTTAGACCAACAAGGCAATTCTAAAACCCTATATAGTTTAGGTACCAGTATTCGCCAATTAAGAAGAATTTATTTTATTCAAGGGGTCATTGTTACCTTTTTAGGCGGACTCATAGGTGTAGCCTTAGGATCACTATTGATCTGGTCACAACTTCTTTTTGAATGGTTAAAGATTAGTGGAGATTTAGCCTACCCAGTAGAATATCTATGGGCAAACGTATTGGTGGTTTTAGCTACGATTACGGTCTTAGGAATTATCGCTTCAAAAATTGCAAGCAGTAGAATTAACAAGGCGCTGTTAACTTAA
- the dusB gene encoding tRNA dihydrouridine synthase DusB, producing MPKIGDIQLPEFPLLLAPMEDVSDPPFRALCKEQGADVVYTEFISSEGLIRDAAKSVMKLDIYEKERPVGIQIFGANLESMLQSVAIVEKSNPDIIDINFGCPVKKVVSKGAGAGILKDIDLMVSLTEAMVKHTKLPITVKTRLGWDDDSIKIVEVAERLQDVGCKAIAIHGRTRAQMYKGDANWGPIAEVKNNQRMHIPVFGNGDVNTPEAAMKMRDEYGLDGAMIGRASIGYPWFFNEVKHFFKTGEHLAPPTIQERVEAAQRHLQMAIDWKGEQLGVFETRRHYTNYFKGIPNFKEYRMKMVTSDHSEDVFKAFEEVLKIFGDYEFSKLS from the coding sequence TTGCCAAAAATAGGAGACATACAACTGCCAGAGTTCCCATTATTACTTGCGCCGATGGAAGACGTGAGCGATCCACCTTTTCGCGCGCTATGTAAAGAGCAAGGCGCAGATGTGGTATATACGGAGTTTATCTCGTCTGAGGGTTTAATTCGTGACGCTGCTAAAAGTGTTATGAAATTGGATATCTATGAGAAGGAACGTCCGGTGGGGATTCAAATTTTTGGTGCCAATCTAGAATCGATGCTACAATCTGTAGCGATTGTAGAAAAGTCTAATCCTGATATTATAGATATTAACTTTGGTTGCCCTGTAAAAAAGGTAGTAAGTAAAGGAGCTGGTGCAGGTATTTTAAAAGATATAGATCTTATGGTTTCTTTGACGGAAGCCATGGTTAAGCATACTAAATTACCTATTACGGTAAAGACTCGTTTGGGCTGGGATGATGATTCTATTAAAATTGTTGAGGTTGCAGAGCGTTTACAAGATGTAGGTTGTAAGGCCATTGCTATTCATGGAAGAACGCGGGCACAGATGTATAAAGGTGATGCTAATTGGGGGCCAATAGCAGAAGTGAAGAATAACCAAAGAATGCATATTCCTGTTTTTGGAAATGGCGATGTTAATACGCCAGAAGCAGCGATGAAAATGCGTGATGAATACGGATTAGATGGTGCTATGATAGGTAGAGCTAGTATTGGTTATCCTTGGTTTTTTAATGAGGTAAAGCACTTTTTTAAAACGGGAGAACATTTAGCGCCGCCTACTATTCAAGAACGCGTAGAAGCTGCACAGCGTCATTTGCAAATGGCAATAGATTGGAAAGGTGAACAATTAGGCGTTTTTGAAACAAGAAGACACTATACCAATTATTTTAAAGGTATTCCTAATTTTAAGGAATATAGAATGAAAATGGTAACTAGTGATCATTCTGAAGATGTTTTTAAAGCTTTTGAAGAAGTGTTAAAGATTTTTGGCGACTACGAGTTTTCTAAATTAAGTTAA